A stretch of Lathyrus oleraceus cultivar Zhongwan6 chromosome 6, CAAS_Psat_ZW6_1.0, whole genome shotgun sequence DNA encodes these proteins:
- the LOC127097748 gene encoding glycerol-3-phosphate acyltransferase RAM2: MASSTFPTVNKCTSIGREKHTVVADMDGTLLIGRSSFPYFALIAFEVGGVLRLLMYLLSAPVAAFLYYFISESAGIQVLVFMSMAGMKLSSIESVARAVLPKFYSADLHPESWRVFSSCGKRCVLTANPRIMVEPFLKEFLGADMVLGTEIASYKGRATGLICKPGILVGDKKAQVLKKTFGDEKPDIGLGDRVTDAPFMALCKEGYIVPAKPKVTTVTSDKLPKPIIFHDGRLVQKPTPLMALLIILWIPIGFPLACLRIAAGSLLPMKFVYHAFKALGVRVIVKGTPPPPVEKSKTNQSGVLFICSHRTLLDPIFLSTALGRAIPAVTYSVSRLSEIISPIKTVRLSRDRATDASMIKKLLQEGDLAICPEGTTCREPFLLRFSALFAELTDELVPVAMVNRMSMFHGTTATGWKGMDPFYFFMNPSPVYEVTFLKKLPKELTCGSGKTSHEVANYIQRVVASTLSYECTSFTRRDKYRALAGNDGTVVEKTNKANKVMGC; the protein is encoded by the exons ATGGCTTCTTCAACCTTTCCAACAGTGAACAAATGCACCTCAATTGGTAGAGAAAAACATACAGTTGTAGCAGACATGGATGGAACTTTACTAATAGGTCGCAGTTCCTTTCCTTATTTTGCTCTTATAGCCTTTGAAGTTGGTGGTGTTCTTAGACTTTTAATGTATCTGTTATCTGCCCCGGTTGCCGCTTTTCTCTACTACTTTATCTCCGAATCGGCCGGAATTCAAGTTCTTGTCTTCATGTCAATGGCTGGAATGAAGCTATCAAGCATAGAATCAGTAGCTAGAGCTGTTCTTCCTAAATTCTATTCAGCTGATCTTCACCCCGAGAGCTGGCGCGTGTTCTCGTCGTGCGGGAAGCGGTGTGTTCTCACTGCGAATCCGAGGATCATGGTGGAACCGTTTCTGAAGGAGTTTTTGGGTGCTGATATGGTTTTGGGGACTGAGATTGCTAGTTATAAAGGAAGAGCTACTGGTTTGATTTGCAAACCTGGAATACTTGTTGGAGATAAGAAAGCTCAAGTTCTTAAGAAAACTTTTGGCGATGAAAAGCCTGATATTGGACTTGGTGATAGAGTCACTGATGCTCCCTTCATGGCTTTGTGCAAG GAGGGTTACATAGTACCAGCAAAGCCAAAGGTAACAACAGTTACAAGTGACAAACTTCCAAAACCTATAATCTTTCATGATGGAAGGCTAGTACAAAAACCAACACCATTAATGGCTTTACTCATAATTCTATGGATCCCTATAGGTTTTCCTTTAGCATGCTTAAGAATAGCTGCAGGATCACTTCTACCAATGAAATTCGTTTATCATGCCTTCAAAGCACTTGGTGTTCGTGTCATTGTTAAAGGAACACCACCACCTCCAGTTGAAAAATCCAAAACCAACCAATCTGGAGTTCTCTTCATTTGCTCCCACAGAACCCTACTAGACCCTATCTTCCTCTCCACCGCCCTCGGCCGTGCTATTCCGGCCGTTACCTACTCCGTTTCCCGCCTCTCCGAGATCATCTCCCCAATTAAAACAGTCAGGCTAAGCCGCGACCGCGCCACAGACGCTTCCATGATCAAGAAACTCTTGCAAGAAGGTGACTTGGCTATATGCCCCGAAGGAACAACATGCAGAGAGCCTTTTCTTCTTAGGTTTTCGGCCTTGTTTGCCGAGTTAACCGATGAGCTTGTTCCGGTGGCTATGGTTAACCGAATGAGTATGTTTCATGGAACCACGGCGACAGGGTGGAAAGGAATGGACCCTTTTTATTTCTTCATGAACCCTAGTCCAGTTTATGAGGTTACATTTTTGAAAAAGTTGCCTAAAGAGTTAACTTGTGGTTCAGGAAAGACAAGCCATGAAGTGGCGAATTATATACAAAGGGTGGTAGCTTCAACTTTGTCTTATGAGTGTACTAGCTTCACTAGGAGGGATAAGTATAGAGCACTTGCTGGTAATGATGGAACTGTGGTGGAGAAGACCAATAAAGCCAACAAAGTAATGGGTTGCTGA